Within Spinacia oleracea cultivar Varoflay chromosome 4, BTI_SOV_V1, whole genome shotgun sequence, the genomic segment TAAGTTGAAATGACATAGGTATTTTATTGaatgaattttattcatttGATTATTCCACAAAATAAAACTAGAAGTATATTAAAAACTTGCTAGATGAGCAGCAGAAGAAGCAGTCatgtcaatttaattcaatgGGGGAAAAAATTGATATTACTATATCAACTATAGGTTGGTATTTTGGCAATGTCTTGAATTCTTCATCTTAATTGTACAAGAAAATATGAAATATCGCGaaattttcaaactcaataTTGAAAAAATTTCAAACTAGAAGTATATTAAAATTTTCATCTTAAGTGTTTAGAATACTTTTCACAAATTACAAACACACAGAACAACAAAATTAGTTTTGGGGGCCATACAAAACTCTTACATATTCGGAGCTACTTGTGTAGAATATGTCTTAAATGGGTCAATTCCCATACTGTAACTCCCCAAGCTCCCAACACGGGGATAGCGAGTCGGGATTCAGGGGCGACGCACCCTGGTTTTTAGGGGTTCGGGGATGCAACTTGCAACGTGGTCCTCGAACTTTACGGTATCCGTTATTCAGCATTAGGGCCTATTTTCTTGACTTTTCCGTATCTATttagagagtactatataaacttaATTTTTCGGCAATAACCTAATTATGTGTATGTAATCGGTACTCAAGATCAATAAAGCTCCCTCTCCTCTGCATGGTGATGTAACTGACACATTATTAGCGAACCACGTTAAATTTATATGTTCTTTAtttctttaaattttttttgcttccgTTATAACACTATTAAAATGAGCTCtattagagcaactccaatggtttaATAAGGGACTTGCTCACCAAAAAAATGAACATATGAGCAGATAGTCCACCATTGGTACAACTATGACATAGACAGTTGTTAAAACCTTGTAACTATTGTGGGCAGGTAGCTCAAAAAAAAAGTagctcaaataaataaaattttaaattaaatattatagggaACTACAAGGTATTGTAGCCCACCAATATAAAAATTTATAGCTTAAATCAATTATACCTAGAAATTTGATGTGGCAAACTTAACCACAACACTTGTAGCTCACCATTGAAATTGCTATTAGACTCCCACATTATGATGCAACAAAGTCAGTTTATTTAACTAGTTTTTGTCATGGTGTTGTGTGACTTGTGTCAATGGTTCATTCAAGAAACAAGGAGTTATCCTCTTTGCCAATTCGACAAGATCACTACTTATATAATAATTTTCAGACTTCAAAAGTCTTcagaaaaattatatatatatatattaaataaatcTTTATAATTTGTTTCCCTCTTTTTGGGTTTTATTGATGTCATTAGTAGAATTAAGGTTCAATTGAATGGTTGAGTGGTACTTCGCTTGTACTACTTggcaataatttttaaaagttCAAGATCTTTGTTAGAGAAAGAATCATACGCGCAATTCATATATCCCGATCACCTTCATCCGGTAAATAAAACCAGACagaatatatataattaatccTAATTTTTATATTAGGTTGCGTTATTTATTCGATCACCTTATCTGACCTTAACTGAGTTATTTGAAATTAACTATTAAAACTTACCAAAGTTtcatttagttataaattgtgttTAGATagtacttatttttcctgaacttaactTTTATCTGAACTATTTTACTCTCGATAAGTGAAGATAAGGTAAAAAGATCAAAAGAACAACTAGCCGAACATGGCCTAAGTATTATGGACTTGATAGTTGCATGTTGCCACTAGTGTAATACTACAATATACAAGAAACGAATTAAATCAACATTAGTTTTacaaattctaattaaattacgaaatgaATTGAAATAGAGAAACAATCAAATCTTATAAATATTCAACCATTTACCATTAGTGGATGATATATATATTGAGGGGCGAAAGTTTCATATGTATGCTCATCTTGCAAGCAAATGATTTTGTCAAAAAATAAATCTATAAATACACACGATTTTAATTTCAACTTAATCCCTAAAAATAAACTCACAAAAGTAGAGAAACAAAAGATCGATATGGCCAAATCAAATTACTCGGTTAATGTAGTGGCATTCTTCCTCGTTTTCACCCTTCTTATAAGCAATGGTAAGTTAACCTGTAATTTTGCATCTATTACTttactttatactaaaacagacaccaggaatgacacgtgtcacttcctggtgcaaaattttcccgccaaaaaccattttcctaaaaaaatatttattttattttatttttattctctatcattttttataaactatttatgtatggagaAAATATTAGTTCATAATTCTAGCAACAATAGAGACTACACAATAATAATTTTGCTAAatattttttggtaatattttagtcaaatcggtatATTAATGAAAACATATTCACTCAATATGTTTGTCACATTTGCATATTACACatataatatgcatattagatgaataaatttaaatgtttatatTCAAAACATTATAATTATGCAGTAGCATGGGGATGTTCAGTtaattattttgtaaaaaacTGTTTATATGGATCTAATCTTGTTATATACTTAAAGTGTGTTCTGTTTACTTATTTtgtacttattttttctgaacttgtcttgtttgaatttattaaaaattatttgaacttatttttcccgaAATAAGTAAAAACAACTAGTAtttgggcccgggcgatgccccggattATTTCGTGAATAACAATAATTATCATATTTTTTAAATGTAAttttgtttgagtttttttgagaagataatttttctatattatattaaaattaatttgcaTATATAACATGTAAAAGATTATAGCTCAATTGGTTAATGGTCTAGTGTTGATAGTGGAGGTTGCGGGTTCGATTCCTATGCAAACCATATATCTCTTTTCACTGACATGTAAACGCTTGTAAAAACGCTTTTTAACACATAGTTTGTAGAGTTTATGAATCAACAAATGTGACAAAgatatgttattttttcttgtAATTTTTCAGACATCGCAATAGTAAAGGGTGACAATCATGCTGATGAATCCGAAACACCACTTGAGTTTCCTAGAAAGCTATTAGAAGCCATTCATCACTGTGGATGGTGGACGCATACTCACTTTGGCAGAGCAAGATGCTTGTCTTTCTTTGGTAATAGAAGGTGTCGCGCAAGCTGCAGGAGTTCTGGAGCAGTTACCGGGGAGTGCAAATGGCGTGCACTAGGTTGCTCATGTTACTTTGGGCGTTGTTGATCTTATTTGTCCTTAAAACAAAGTATGTAATatataatattataaaaagtataaataattggtgTGTTGTGCTTGTGTATATGTTAGAGTGTGTctcgtttttctttttgtaCATGTAACAAATAAAGATGTAAGATTTACAAGCACATCACTATATACCAATATATGTCCTCCATTGCGAAATAAAGTTTGTGAGTGAAACAAAATTCGTTGCTAAGCTATACACACGTCTCAAGTGCAATGCATAGTTTACTAAGGGGCCGTTTGGTTGGAGAAggagaaagggaaagagaatgaGAATGGGAATCAAGGAGAATGTAATTAAAACCCTTTGTTTAAGAGTAGTATGCTGACTCGTGGAATTGCTTAGATATTTTGTGCAAAAGGTACCAAGAGATCAAATCAGAATCAGCCCAATAGACCCAAGGTTCTTCAACAAGGATTGGGCTCACATATGTGATTTTATTCGGTTAATCCCTCCACCCTTAAAAAATGACTCATAGAGCAAAGTATACTATTACTTGACTAATTAATATTAGGGAGTAATTTGTGTACGTGCGTTGGTAAAGTGGTTGGGCTCATGAAAAAGATAAAGAGAGAGCGAGTggaaaaatttatcatttaaagTATGTGACAAACTTAGGTCATGTTCTTTTCGCATTATCATTGTTACTTATTGGATCAGATCTTATTAGACCATGACTTTTTTTTACTCACCTTATTCTTACTGAGTACTTTTTACTTTCtatattattcttattattattttttaatcttattcttatcaatgttaccattattgttattattattatttattattataattattatcatgattcttttgttgtttttattgCCTAACACGTACTATTACCCAAATATTCTTATTAACGTAGAAATCCATCTTTAATTTCCTTAAttataataacaacaataaaaacaacaataatattaataataataacaataatagaaatagaaataataataataataataataataataataataataataataataataaaatatatactctctccatcccaaattagttgttacatttaccattgcacaaagttttaggtgataagtggttgtttggttatcaattgttattttattgaaaaagtacatGTGATagaagttagtggggtatttttttaattgaatgagagagagtGTAGGGACAAAAAAATTTAGTGGggagagagagacaatataataatggTGGAgacattcctaatttagaagtgtaacaactaatctgggacggacaaaaaaggaaagtgtaacaactaatttgggacagagtgagtaataaaaataatacggagtacataacAAAACAAtaagaaaagtttagttcagaTCAGACCAGGTCAGACCAGAAagaatcagaccagaccagagcAGACCAGGCAAATAGAACGGGTCCTTAATGTGATACCGTAAAAAAGAATATAGAGTAATCTTTTAAGGTCAGAGAGACTATGAGTTAAGTTGCCCTGTAGACTTTATTTCTCTTAAACATATCTAAATTCATTTTTAATGAAACAGATATAAATAAGGTGAATATAAGACCTTATTGTGTTCGAAATTGTCTAAAACAAATGCATTGTCATAAATTGTCTAATTGTTTGGTAGATTTTCTccatctaaacttattttgtctaaataattcaaataaatttaaacgTTTTTTTCTTGACGAGAATAGAGCTTTATTTGACTTATATATTTGTCAATTCTAAATGGTACTTCCtcggtattttaaaaagagatacactttgaccgacacgtagttttaggaggatgagttgaatttgttaaaataagatgaaagtcgGTAGTGTgtggattatttattatagtaaaaagatgatgtgagtaagtgtagggaccacaaaaaaagagaaatattaatatagttGGAAATGGAgaccaaaacatgtcaaaaaagaaaagtgtatctctttttaaaatacgaccgtttaagaaaagtgtatctctttttaaaatacagagggagtatcacTCTATCAGGATATGCGCGCTGGCTATTATTTGATAACAATGTAACAAATTGGTTATAGACTGTTAATCATATCTTAACTTTGTTTATATAAAAGTTAGGCTCctttctattggacttattttgactgaacttatagtatatatttgaacttatctgataactgaacttatctgaacttaactggacttatctaaacttatctaaacttattttatccgaaaatacttattttgtctaaaataaaatcatttgtgtgtgaaaatgtttgaaaaaaaacttacttttgctgaatttatattatccgaacttatctgaacttaactgaacttatctgaacttattttgtctgaaataagttaaaaaaagtcgaacagaacagagcCTTAGTGTTTAGCAAGAACCACATGAATGATATTTTATACGAATATCGTAACTTTATAAAACAAAGGCCCTACAGAGTATGTATTTAGTTGCTTAGACAAATGTCAAGATTGTTCAAGTCAGTTTCGTTTATTAAATgagtttaaatttttatgagtACTAGTTTACctttattatataagtgaaCGTATGAGGCAGCGTCAAAAAAGTAATTGACTATTACCCCTTTATTTAAATCAGAGAAAGAAAATTAAACACACAAATATTTTATAGTATAATAACATAGAAGAAAATGAATTTTCAAGATATTTATCAAAATCaccaaaatattaaaattaggAGAAAATTATCATTAAAAGAGCAAGAAATAATTAATCAATCGTGTGTAtagaaatttaatttattaatgaACAAGTTTTGAGCGAACTTGTTAATTAACGGCTCGCTGACACCCTAACCATAATGCACCTTAAGAATAACTAAACCAACAACAAAATTCGGGCCTAACAATTCTTGTTAACCAGCCCAAACATACCTGATACGTTTAcgttacaaaaataaaaaaggattATTTGATTCGTTCTTTTCAATTTTCATATCCTGTCTTCCAAAAATAAAAGTTACATTTTGAATGGAGGAGGAAGATGGGTTTTGCAGCAACAATGGGAGTGAAAATGGTGGTTGCAGAACACTTGAAGAACAAGTTTATTGGACCAATTTCAAGTCAATGcgttttttccaaattctttcaCCCGATTTCCGTTCCCAACTTGTAatctctatctctctctctcttctttcttAATTTGGGCGTTAACCTTTATGTTTCTTGGTTTTTGCTTTATATTAATTCATATTTGCATGTTCATTTTTGTCTCTTAATTTGGGTTTGTGAATGACTAAGTATTACAATGGCAGTACAAATTACAAATGCGGATGAGGGTTTGAATTAACCTGAGACCTATCGTACATAGACCCTCGATGGTTGTTAGTGGGCTTGTTTAGAAGTATGATATGAATTTGAGTTTAGTTTCAAGAATTGACATGTTTTGACCTTTAAATTGTGAGTAGGGTTTGTCTTGAACTTATACATTTGTGTTTTAGGCCTGCAAATGTGCAATAAGATGTTTCAGAAGTGCAAATTGTGATTCATGTTGTTGTATCATGTGATAGTGCTATGTTACTCGGGTATCCATGTTGGACACGGGTATGAGACTAAGTGTCCGACTCGGCTAGTATGTGAAAAATTCCACGATTTAggtccaaaatgaagtgtccAATGTTCATACTCATTTCCGAGTGTCAAAGATCCAACACATCAACCCGAGGTGAAATGAAGAGTCCAACtaacatatacgaagtatagtGATAGTGTCTTCCTAATTCTTTCAGGCTGAACTTTGAACATAACATTTTTCCACAACATATTAGTAGAGTTAATGGAGGAAAAAAGTATGTATGAAAGTATAAGTTTAATACTAATATGAAAATGCATCTATCATGTTGTAAATCAATGTTATTTTCATAAATTTGTGATCAAAGTATCGAATGCAAACAAGGTGACAAACATTTTTGATCGGGTGGGAGTGTGAGAGCTTAACTTTATACCGGAGTACGAGTagtaattttcagttttggcaCGGCCCTTCACAACTTTGGCACAAACACTGTCGATTTCCATTTTCGCTAATCCATTACAAATGTAAATTAGGAGTTTGGAAaagaaattaaaggattggAGTGAGATTGTGATTTGTGAGTGTTACAAGTATTTttcttagtttattgctttgattGGTGCCTGGGTAGGTTTTTTAGTGGGGGGCGTAGC encodes:
- the LOC130459793 gene encoding uncharacterized protein, producing the protein MAKSNYSVNVVAFFLVFTLLISNDIAIVKGDNHADESETPLEFPRKLLEAIHHCGWWTHTHFGRARCLSFFGNRRCRASCRSSGAVTGECKWRALGCSCYFGRC